The Paenibacillus sophorae genome has a segment encoding these proteins:
- a CDS encoding ABC transporter permease — protein sequence MKKRGWMISLLAEIMKQHRSRTRGKAVFFSMLLWPALAFLTSYYAMQPYRTGEGSALSRVIPSGGIPLFLLSGYLVFQLFWTTVHSAWLFELERKQSTLEIIFLTPSSKMAFLYGRSLYSLFNGIWMFTAFFFLTFWFVADPGQVKWAILLPVLALIICSAVIWGAMLSAVSLFSRDSGLLYYIFQAPMELFGGVRIPPSVFPVWAKGLSLLFPVTYSLILVRGALYGNTGGQWMWALVVLIAADAALVWFTRHLLSLAEKHARLKGNWSLF from the coding sequence ATGAAGAAGCGCGGATGGATGATCTCGCTCCTGGCGGAAATTATGAAGCAGCATAGAAGCCGTACCAGGGGAAAAGCCGTATTTTTCTCCATGCTGCTCTGGCCTGCGCTTGCCTTTCTGACCTCCTACTATGCCATGCAGCCTTATCGGACCGGCGAAGGCTCGGCCTTGTCCAGAGTAATCCCTTCCGGCGGAATACCGCTGTTCCTGCTTAGCGGTTATCTGGTATTTCAGCTGTTCTGGACCACGGTGCATTCGGCATGGCTGTTCGAGCTGGAACGCAAACAAAGCACACTGGAAATCATCTTTTTGACGCCTTCCTCCAAAATGGCCTTTTTATACGGCAGATCACTGTACTCCCTGTTCAATGGAATCTGGATGTTCACGGCATTCTTCTTCCTGACTTTTTGGTTTGTTGCTGATCCCGGGCAGGTGAAATGGGCCATTCTGCTGCCGGTGCTGGCACTTATCATATGCTCTGCGGTTATCTGGGGAGCGATGCTCAGCGCCGTCTCCCTGTTCTCTCGGGACTCAGGCCTGCTGTATTACATTTTTCAGGCTCCGATGGAGCTCTTCGGGGGTGTGCGCATCCCTCCCTCCGTATTCCCGGTGTGGGCAAAAGGACTGTCTCTGCTCTTTCCCGTTACCTACAGCCTGATACTCGTACGGGGGGCGCTGTACGGGAATACCGGCGGACAATGGATGTGGGCGCTCGTCGTGCTGATCGCTGCTGATGCAGCACTTGTCTGGTTCACCCGGCATCTGCTCTCCTTAGCCGAGAAACATGCCAGACTTAAGGGGAATTGGAGTTTGTTCTGA
- a CDS encoding nitrogenase component 1 yields the protein MSKLIEQPRYSCALGVQQTVIAIQRAVPIVHAGPGCSTKIHGLLGQGEGYAGGSTIPCTNSSESEVVFGGEKKLRGVIDGAFKVIDADLFVVLTGCTSDIVGDDVGQVTREFQNLGKPIVFAETGGFKSNNYVSHDLIIKAIVEQYVDRYAPAKGEVIPGLVNVFASIPYQDPYWIGNLQEIKRLLTGIGLTPNILFGPESGGVEEWLTVPQAEFNIVVSAWPGLKSAKLLKRKYGTPFYHFPYLPVGGVETGRFLREVAAFGASLDREKAEKFIADEERKFYTHIERTADFMLEFRYGIPRVFYTILDATYAVGFSKYLLNELGIIPADVQYIVDDTPEQYREGIREQFRRISGRRSASVEFSVDGGEIQENIRKTSPKQRALILGSGWERDLAVDIGADLLPVSVPITYRLVLNCGYAGYNGGLRLIEDIYDRVLGTYR from the coding sequence ATGTCGAAGCTTATTGAACAGCCAAGGTATTCCTGCGCACTGGGCGTTCAGCAGACCGTCATCGCAATCCAGCGGGCTGTGCCTATCGTCCATGCAGGACCGGGCTGCAGCACCAAGATTCACGGCCTGCTTGGTCAAGGGGAGGGCTATGCGGGAGGAAGCACGATCCCCTGCACCAATTCGAGCGAATCAGAAGTCGTATTTGGCGGCGAGAAAAAGCTGCGGGGTGTCATTGACGGTGCGTTCAAGGTCATCGACGCCGATCTGTTCGTCGTGCTCACCGGCTGCACCTCCGATATTGTCGGAGACGATGTAGGTCAGGTGACCCGTGAATTTCAAAATCTCGGCAAGCCGATTGTGTTCGCGGAGACCGGCGGCTTCAAGAGCAATAACTATGTCAGCCATGACCTTATCATCAAGGCGATTGTCGAGCAGTATGTCGACCGGTATGCGCCCGCCAAAGGTGAAGTCATCCCTGGACTGGTTAATGTCTTTGCCTCCATTCCATATCAGGACCCTTACTGGATCGGCAACTTGCAGGAAATTAAGCGGCTGCTGACAGGCATCGGTCTCACGCCGAATATCCTGTTCGGTCCCGAATCGGGCGGCGTAGAAGAATGGCTGACCGTTCCTCAGGCTGAATTCAATATTGTCGTATCCGCCTGGCCGGGGCTGAAAAGCGCCAAGCTGCTCAAGCGGAAATACGGAACACCGTTTTACCATTTTCCCTATTTACCGGTGGGAGGGGTGGAAACGGGCCGCTTTTTGCGGGAGGTTGCGGCATTCGGCGCCAGCCTAGACCGTGAAAAGGCCGAGAAATTCATCGCGGACGAAGAACGCAAATTCTATACGCATATCGAGCGTACAGCCGATTTCATGCTGGAGTTCCGTTACGGCATCCCGCGTGTATTCTACACGATCCTTGACGCTACTTACGCCGTAGGCTTCTCCAAATATTTATTGAATGAGCTGGGCATTATTCCGGCGGACGTTCAGTACATTGTCGACGATACTCCCGAACAGTACCGTGAAGGAATCCGTGAACAGTTCCGCCGTATCTCGGGCAGAAGGTCAGCGAGTGTGGAATTCTCGGTGGACGGCGGAGAGATTCAGGAGAATATCAGGAAGACAAGTCCGAAGCAGCGAGCGCTGATTCTCGGAAGCGGCTGGGAACGCGACCTGGCTGTCGATATCGGGGCCGATCTGCTTCCAGTCAGCGTGCCGATCACTTACCGGCTGGTATTGAACTGCGGCTACGCGGGGTATAACGGCGGTCTGCGGCTGATCGAGGATATCTATGACCGCGTATTGGGCACGTACCGTTAA
- a CDS encoding nitrogenase component 1, whose translation MPKVNLNLTEVPIREKRLGSITGFAGTAGDLVNCSNSGCLKDGTRSFSQCMGCSSGNAFCQLSMIRDAAMVNHAPVGCAGDFFGFNFVYRVGQMERDLPPAIGRYFNTNIEEMDTVFGALSKLEKTIRLAYDRVKPNAIFVTTSCASGIIGEDVESVTDRMTNELGIPVVNCVCEGFRSKIWTSGFDAAYHSIVRKIVKPPQKRTNKVNIINFWGSDVFSKLLNRLGYEANYVVPFSTVSQLETISEAAATIQICPTLGTYMGAALEQVYGVPEIKAPMAYGLAGTDAWMRELGRVLDCEDEIEEIILEERAAVLPKLEEYRAKLKGTTCYLTAGSAHGHALIALLSELGIEVQGAAIFHHDPIYDNESTAADMLDHTVKTYGDIKGYNVCNKQAYELVNILNRVRPDLMIARHGGMTLWGAKLGIPTLLIGDEHFSWGYQGLLNYAERILETLDNREFVTNLAKHSSMPYTKWWLEQDPYTFLGGNTHVEAY comes from the coding sequence ATGCCAAAAGTGAATTTGAATCTGACCGAGGTCCCGATCCGCGAGAAACGTTTGGGTTCGATTACTGGTTTTGCCGGAACTGCGGGAGACCTGGTCAACTGCTCCAACAGCGGCTGCCTGAAGGACGGTACCCGTTCTTTCAGCCAATGCATGGGCTGCAGCTCGGGAAATGCTTTTTGCCAATTATCCATGATTCGGGATGCGGCGATGGTTAACCATGCGCCCGTCGGCTGCGCCGGGGATTTCTTCGGCTTTAATTTCGTATACCGCGTCGGGCAGATGGAACGGGATTTACCCCCGGCTATCGGCAGATATTTTAATACAAATATCGAGGAGATGGATACGGTCTTCGGCGCTTTATCCAAACTGGAGAAGACGATCCGCCTCGCGTACGATAGAGTAAAGCCGAATGCGATCTTCGTAACCACATCCTGCGCCTCGGGGATCATAGGTGAAGATGTGGAAAGTGTCACAGACCGGATGACGAATGAACTTGGGATACCCGTCGTAAACTGCGTCTGCGAGGGCTTCAGATCCAAAATTTGGACCTCCGGCTTCGATGCCGCCTATCACTCTATTGTGCGTAAAATTGTGAAGCCTCCGCAGAAGCGGACGAACAAGGTGAATATTATCAATTTCTGGGGCAGCGATGTCTTCTCGAAGCTGCTGAACCGCCTGGGCTACGAAGCGAACTATGTCGTTCCCTTTTCCACAGTAAGCCAGCTGGAAACCATTTCCGAGGCTGCGGCAACGATTCAGATTTGCCCGACGCTTGGAACCTATATGGGAGCCGCGCTGGAGCAAGTATACGGCGTGCCGGAGATTAAGGCTCCAATGGCTTACGGTTTGGCGGGAACGGATGCTTGGATGCGCGAGCTGGGACGCGTTCTGGACTGCGAAGACGAGATTGAGGAAATTATACTTGAAGAGAGAGCCGCTGTTTTGCCGAAGCTGGAAGAGTACCGGGCTAAGCTTAAAGGTACTACCTGCTATTTGACTGCTGGCTCAGCCCATGGCCACGCCCTGATCGCCCTGTTGAGTGAACTGGGAATCGAAGTGCAGGGCGCAGCTATTTTTCATCATGATCCTATTTATGACAATGAAAGTACTGCGGCGGATATGCTGGATCACACGGTCAAGACCTATGGAGACATTAAGGGATATAACGTCTGCAACAAGCAAGCCTACGAGCTGGTCAATATTCTGAACCGCGTCCGTCCGGACCTGATGATCGCCCGTCACGGGGGAATGACGCTCTGGGGGGCCAAGCTTGGCATCCCTACCCTGCTGATCGGGGACGAACATTTCAGTTGGGGATACCAGGGGCTGCTTAATTATGCGGAACGCATTCTGGAGACGCTCGATAACCGGGAGTTTGTAACCAACCTGGCGAAACACAGTTCCATGCCTTACACCAAATGGTGGCTGGAGCAAGATCCATACACTTTTTTGGGAGGCAATACTCATGTCGAAGCTTATTGA
- a CDS encoding O-acetylhomoserine aminocarboxypropyltransferase/cysteine synthase family protein, with the protein MSEKQLGFDTLKVRAGYESSEHNYSVAVPIYQTASYDLGGVERAEKLFGLEEAGFLYTRIGNPTVAVLEERLTALDKGTGAVAVASGMAAVAYTLLNLAEGGGRILTTPRLYGGTFDAIKHLFPKFNVHVDFVENSDDPETFRGAIGPDTKAILIESISNPNATILDVEAIAKIAHDNGIPLVIDNTFGTPYLFDSFSHGADIIIYSATKAIGGHGTTLGGVIVENGKFDWSNGKFPHFEEPQYLLRDQATGRERSILEVFPNAPFTTRVRLSYLAYFGASLSPFDAFLLIQGIVTLSERIDKQVSNALKIVQYLQSNDRVSWVSHPAAEGNAYKALADKYFPKGAGSIFSFGFKGNEEQLKTFLDAVELFSYHANVGDARSLIINSPKTTHGELNPEEQAFAGIKPETVRLSIGLENAEDLIADLEQAFEKAFVETLV; encoded by the coding sequence ATGAGCGAGAAACAACTTGGCTTTGACACATTGAAGGTAAGAGCTGGCTACGAATCCAGCGAGCATAATTATTCGGTAGCCGTGCCGATTTATCAGACGGCTTCGTACGATTTAGGCGGCGTGGAACGGGCGGAAAAATTGTTCGGTCTGGAGGAAGCAGGCTTTCTGTACACACGGATCGGAAATCCGACCGTAGCCGTTCTTGAGGAGCGGTTGACCGCTCTGGATAAAGGAACCGGCGCTGTTGCCGTCGCCTCGGGAATGGCCGCTGTTGCTTACACACTGCTGAACCTGGCCGAGGGCGGTGGAAGAATATTAACAACGCCTAGACTATACGGGGGGACTTTTGACGCTATCAAGCATCTGTTCCCTAAATTCAATGTTCATGTCGATTTTGTGGAGAACTCGGATGATCCGGAAACCTTCCGAGGGGCCATAGGGCCGGATACCAAGGCGATACTGATCGAGAGTATCAGCAATCCGAACGCGACGATCCTTGATGTAGAAGCCATTGCCAAGATTGCGCATGACAACGGGATTCCGTTAGTTATCGACAATACATTTGGAACCCCATATCTGTTCGATTCTTTCTCCCATGGAGCGGACATCATCATTTACTCGGCAACTAAGGCGATCGGCGGACATGGAACAACGCTGGGCGGAGTCATTGTGGAAAACGGTAAGTTTGACTGGAGCAATGGTAAATTTCCGCATTTTGAAGAGCCGCAGTATCTGCTGCGGGATCAGGCGACGGGACGCGAGCGCAGCATTCTTGAGGTCTTCCCGAATGCGCCGTTTACGACAAGAGTACGGCTTAGCTACCTCGCTTATTTTGGGGCGTCTCTCAGCCCGTTCGATGCCTTCCTGCTGATTCAGGGAATTGTGACATTATCTGAGCGGATTGACAAGCAGGTATCCAACGCGCTGAAAATCGTGCAATATCTGCAAAGCAACGACAGAGTAAGCTGGGTCAGTCATCCTGCTGCGGAGGGCAATGCATACAAAGCCTTGGCTGACAAATATTTTCCAAAAGGCGCCGGTTCCATTTTCTCCTTTGGCTTCAAGGGAAATGAGGAGCAGCTTAAGACTTTTCTGGATGCGGTGGAGCTGTTCAGCTATCACGCCAATGTGGGTGACGCCCGCTCGCTCATTATCAATTCGCCGAAAACGACGCATGGCGAACTAAACCCCGAAGAACAGGCTTTTGCCGGCATCAAACCAGAAACGGTCCGCCTTTCTATTGGCTTGGAAAATGCCGAGGATTTAATCGCAGATCTGGAGCAGGCGTTCGAGAAGGCTTTTGTGGAAACACTGGTGTAA
- a CDS encoding NifB/NifX family molybdenum-iron cluster-binding protein has translation MKVAVGSSDGFTVNEHFGRCNRFLIYEVDDEGLYLQSGSREIGNPASSQGHEQSRLEAVAEALADCSYVLVSQIGHGATAVLNNVGITALAVEAPIDKALNRLISFLHSGRGAILQ, from the coding sequence ATGAAAGTGGCTGTCGGTAGTTCGGATGGTTTTACCGTAAACGAGCATTTTGGCCGTTGCAACCGATTTTTAATTTACGAAGTGGATGATGAAGGATTGTATTTACAGAGCGGAAGCAGGGAAATCGGCAATCCTGCTAGCAGTCAAGGACATGAGCAAAGCCGTCTGGAGGCAGTGGCCGAAGCGCTAGCGGATTGTTCGTATGTACTTGTCAGCCAGATTGGTCATGGTGCCACGGCAGTGCTTAACAATGTGGGAATTACTGCTCTGGCAGTCGAGGCCCCTATCGATAAGGCGTTGAATCGGCTGATTTCCTTTCTTCATTCAGGCCGTGGAGCTATTTTGCAGTAA
- a CDS encoding thiamine pyrophosphate-dependent enzyme gives MAIDYEKEVGSAKVEQKFLYESGNEMAAYAAHQINYHVMGYFPISPSTEVAQFLDSMKASGQHDIMLVPSDGEHSSAGICYGASTAGGRVFNATSAQGYLYMLEQLPVQSGTRMPMVMNLICRSISGPLNIHGDHSDLYFALNTGWPILMCPDPQSVYDMNIMAIKLAEHAKVRLPVLVAMDGYFTSHQKRRVQAIANREDVQSFIGPLPKGYDDTLDRENPISVGPYMNEPDYINNKYQQSVAMYNAGEVFEEIAKEYGELTGRHYPILSQYRMEDAEVAVFLLNSASEIIKDVVDQLREKGVKAGAISPNMIRPFPQKQIAEALKNVKAITVGDRADSFGAHGGNMVNEIKAALFTYGNTTTKVISRIYGVGGKDFFAEDGHSLFELAIEAAESGEVKVPFDYYGHNPGVAESAPKRVIKPLKFESLKTGLITVDKDEETGKLKVKIPPMRSLTVKPKRLSPGHGTCPGCGIFSGLELFFKGIEGDIVALYHTGCAFVTTTGYPYSSHKSTFIHNLFQSGASTMSGIVEMFWERKRRGELDHLNLKDDFTFVMVTGDGGMDIGMGPAIGAALRGHKMIVLEYDNEGYMNTGAQQSYSTPIGHRTSTSSIGKTQKGKVTQHKDTPQIMAATNIPYVFTGSEAFPQDLVKKAAKAQWYAQNEGLVYGKILSACPLNWMTEDNVGTKLVSLAVDSCFFPLYEVEQGVTTITYNPEEKEKRVDVTEWLKGMGKTKHLLKEENEAALNGFKEEVERRWSRLKAKHEHPEL, from the coding sequence ATGGCTATCGATTACGAAAAAGAAGTCGGCTCCGCCAAGGTGGAGCAGAAGTTTTTATATGAATCCGGCAACGAAATGGCGGCCTACGCCGCGCATCAAATCAACTATCATGTGATGGGCTATTTCCCGATCTCCCCGTCTACGGAGGTTGCGCAGTTCCTCGATTCCATGAAAGCCAGCGGACAGCATGACATCATGCTGGTGCCTTCCGACGGCGAACACAGCTCCGCGGGCATCTGTTACGGCGCTTCCACCGCGGGCGGCCGCGTATTTAACGCGACAAGCGCCCAAGGCTACCTGTACATGCTGGAGCAGCTTCCGGTTCAATCCGGTACGCGGATGCCGATGGTCATGAACCTCATCTGCCGGTCCATTTCCGGACCGCTGAACATCCACGGCGATCACTCCGACCTGTATTTTGCGCTGAACACCGGCTGGCCGATCCTGATGTGTCCGGATCCACAGTCTGTATATGATATGAACATCATGGCAATCAAGCTTGCCGAGCATGCCAAGGTTCGCCTGCCAGTACTGGTGGCCATGGACGGATATTTCACTTCTCACCAGAAGCGCCGCGTCCAAGCGATTGCGAACCGTGAAGATGTCCAAAGCTTTATCGGACCTCTACCGAAAGGTTATGACGATACGCTGGACCGCGAGAACCCGATTTCCGTCGGCCCTTACATGAACGAGCCCGACTATATCAACAACAAATACCAACAATCCGTGGCTATGTACAATGCCGGGGAAGTATTTGAAGAAATCGCCAAAGAATATGGCGAGCTGACAGGCCGCCATTACCCAATCCTGTCGCAATACCGGATGGAAGATGCGGAAGTTGCTGTATTCCTGTTGAACTCTGCTTCCGAGATCATCAAGGATGTTGTCGACCAGCTTCGCGAGAAAGGCGTGAAAGCCGGCGCCATTTCGCCGAACATGATCCGTCCGTTCCCGCAAAAGCAAATCGCCGAAGCGCTGAAGAACGTCAAAGCCATCACCGTCGGCGACCGCGCGGATTCTTTCGGAGCGCATGGCGGCAACATGGTTAATGAAATCAAGGCAGCTCTGTTCACCTACGGCAACACGACAACAAAAGTAATCAGCCGGATTTACGGTGTCGGCGGCAAGGACTTCTTTGCCGAAGACGGCCACAGCCTGTTCGAGCTGGCTATTGAAGCAGCGGAATCCGGTGAAGTGAAAGTACCTTTCGATTATTACGGCCACAATCCGGGCGTTGCCGAAAGCGCGCCGAAGCGTGTGATCAAGCCGCTTAAATTCGAGTCTCTGAAGACAGGCTTGATTACTGTGGACAAGGATGAGGAAACAGGCAAACTCAAGGTTAAGATTCCGCCAATGCGCAGCTTGACCGTTAAACCGAAGCGCCTGTCCCCGGGTCACGGCACTTGCCCAGGCTGCGGTATTTTCTCCGGTCTGGAACTGTTCTTCAAAGGCATCGAAGGAGATATCGTCGCTCTGTACCATACAGGCTGCGCCTTTGTTACAACGACCGGCTATCCTTATTCGTCGCATAAATCGACTTTCATTCACAACCTGTTCCAAAGCGGAGCATCGACAATGTCCGGTATTGTTGAGATGTTCTGGGAACGCAAACGCCGCGGCGAACTTGATCATCTGAACCTGAAAGACGACTTCACCTTTGTCATGGTTACCGGCGACGGCGGCATGGACATCGGTATGGGGCCAGCAATTGGCGCCGCGCTTCGCGGACACAAAATGATCGTACTGGAATATGATAACGAAGGCTACATGAATACGGGTGCACAGCAATCGTACTCGACGCCGATTGGTCACCGTACATCGACATCCAGCATCGGTAAGACGCAAAAAGGTAAAGTGACGCAGCATAAAGATACTCCGCAAATTATGGCTGCCACCAATATTCCTTATGTGTTCACAGGCAGCGAAGCGTTCCCGCAGGATTTGGTGAAGAAAGCCGCCAAAGCCCAATGGTACGCTCAAAACGAAGGGCTTGTATACGGCAAAATCTTGTCTGCTTGCCCGCTGAACTGGATGACGGAAGACAATGTGGGCACCAAGCTGGTATCCCTGGCTGTCGATTCCTGCTTCTTCCCGCTGTATGAAGTGGAACAAGGCGTTACCACGATTACGTACAATCCGGAAGAGAAGGAGAAACGCGTCGACGTTACCGAATGGCTCAAAGGCATGGGTAAAACCAAGCATCTGCTCAAGGAAGAGAACGAAGCTGCGCTGAATGGCTTTAAGGAAGAAGTAGAGCGCCGCTGGAGCCGCCTGAAAGCGAAGCATGAGCATCCGGAACTGTAA
- a CDS encoding 2-oxoacid:acceptor oxidoreductase family protein: MVQLPKVNELGFFEIRLESIGGLGANLAGKMLAEAGVVGANMNGVSFSSYGSEKKGSPVKAHIRFCDLNTPIRDTSPVERPHVVAVFHEAMGKIVNVTSGITADSTVLINSAKSPEELKELLGVTAGTIAVVDATIIALEEKNRVNMAMLGGLFRLCPFLDPNTMKSVIEKSLGKKYPQAVQSAITTFDRGYNEVKFQTFELPEGESMPEFVRSDISPLGYETQPIGGTITNPGTSFLKDLSISRSGLVPVYDNESCINCAECDTVCPDLCFVWEEKVNKKGKSMMFLKGIDYQYCKGCLKCVEACPTSALSRAREKEGFAEANTVRHTFDLVNQI, encoded by the coding sequence GTGGTACAATTACCGAAAGTGAACGAACTCGGGTTTTTCGAGATCCGTCTCGAATCCATAGGAGGTCTCGGTGCGAACCTTGCCGGTAAAATGCTGGCTGAAGCAGGGGTAGTAGGCGCGAATATGAATGGCGTCAGCTTCTCGTCTTATGGTTCGGAGAAGAAAGGTTCGCCGGTTAAAGCTCATATCCGTTTCTGCGATTTGAATACGCCGATCCGCGATACTTCGCCGGTTGAACGGCCGCATGTCGTTGCCGTGTTCCACGAAGCCATGGGCAAGATTGTTAATGTAACAAGCGGCATTACCGCAGACAGCACGGTTCTGATCAACTCGGCGAAATCTCCGGAAGAGCTGAAGGAACTGCTTGGTGTAACCGCGGGCACAATTGCCGTTGTCGATGCCACCATTATCGCGCTGGAAGAGAAGAACCGCGTTAACATGGCGATGCTGGGCGGTCTGTTCCGCCTCTGCCCGTTCCTTGATCCCAATACAATGAAGAGCGTTATCGAGAAGTCGCTCGGCAAGAAATATCCTCAAGCGGTTCAATCGGCCATTACGACTTTCGACCGCGGCTATAATGAAGTGAAGTTCCAAACGTTTGAACTGCCGGAAGGCGAGAGCATGCCGGAGTTCGTACGGTCCGACATTTCGCCGCTCGGATATGAAACCCAGCCGATTGGCGGCACCATCACCAATCCGGGAACAAGCTTCCTGAAAGATCTTAGCATTTCCCGTTCCGGGCTTGTGCCTGTATATGACAACGAGTCCTGCATCAACTGCGCAGAGTGCGACACGGTTTGTCCGGACTTGTGCTTCGTTTGGGAAGAGAAGGTCAACAAAAAAGGCAAATCGATGATGTTCCTGAAAGGGATCGATTATCAATACTGTAAAGGCTGTCTCAAATGCGTGGAAGCATGCCCGACCTCCGCACTTTCCCGTGCGCGTGAGAAGGAAGGCTTTGCGGAAGCCAATACGGTCCGTCACACTTTTGATCTTGTAAACCAGATCTAA
- a CDS encoding nicotinate phosphoribosyltransferase: MKSPATTGDDELNRELALHTDKYQINMMYAHWVNGTHKRRAVFEAYFRKLPFGNGFAVFAGLERIVGYIRNLRFSEEDIRYLSEQEENYAPAFLEDLLQFHFQGTIYSMKEGALVFPEEPLIRVEGTIMEAQLVETAILNFMNFQTLIATKASRIKQVAGDDILLEFGTRRAQEADAAIWGTRAAYISGFDATSNMLAGRMFGIPAKGTHAHSWVQSFGSEQEAFDTYAKVLPDGVTLLVDTFDTLRTGMPNAIATAKKLEAAGKRMNAIRLDSGDLAYLSIQARKMLDEAGLHYVKIVASNDLDENTISNLKLQGAAIDTWGVGTQLITASDQPSLGGVYKLVEIESKDGEMVPTIKISSNPEKVSTPGKKDVYRIIGTSGRALADYICFPDEDTLQSGRPLKLFNPLHPYLQKKVDRYEALPMLEPIFVKGFQVYTLPGLDEIRCYHKEQLSLFWPEYLRKLNPEVYRVNLSERVWTRKQELIKEHMPEDRE, from the coding sequence ATGAAAAGTCCAGCAACGACAGGAGATGATGAGTTGAACAGAGAGCTTGCTTTGCATACAGATAAATATCAGATCAATATGATGTACGCCCATTGGGTGAACGGCACCCATAAGCGCCGCGCAGTGTTTGAAGCATATTTCCGCAAGCTGCCTTTCGGTAACGGCTTTGCCGTATTTGCCGGCCTTGAAAGGATCGTAGGCTATATCAGAAACCTCCGGTTTTCGGAGGAGGATATCCGCTATCTGTCCGAGCAGGAAGAGAATTACGCGCCAGCCTTTCTGGAAGATCTGCTGCAGTTCCATTTCCAAGGCACGATTTATTCCATGAAGGAAGGCGCTTTGGTGTTTCCGGAAGAGCCCCTGATCCGGGTGGAAGGCACGATTATGGAAGCCCAGCTTGTGGAGACAGCCATTCTTAATTTCATGAATTTCCAGACGCTGATCGCAACTAAGGCTTCACGGATCAAGCAGGTGGCGGGAGACGATATTTTGCTAGAGTTCGGAACAAGGAGAGCCCAGGAGGCCGACGCGGCAATCTGGGGCACCCGGGCGGCGTATATAAGCGGCTTTGACGCGACTTCCAATATGCTGGCGGGCCGGATGTTTGGCATTCCTGCCAAGGGAACTCATGCGCACTCCTGGGTGCAGAGCTTCGGAAGCGAGCAGGAAGCCTTCGATACGTACGCTAAGGTACTGCCTGATGGGGTCACCCTGCTTGTTGATACGTTCGATACGCTGCGCACCGGCATGCCGAATGCGATTGCGACAGCCAAGAAGCTGGAGGCCGCAGGTAAACGCATGAATGCGATCCGGCTGGACAGCGGAGATTTGGCCTATTTGTCTATTCAGGCGCGAAAGATGCTGGATGAAGCGGGGCTTCATTACGTCAAAATCGTAGCAAGCAACGATCTGGATGAGAACACGATCTCCAACCTGAAGCTGCAGGGAGCGGCCATTGACACTTGGGGTGTCGGCACACAGCTGATTACCGCATCCGACCAGCCTTCTCTGGGCGGTGTGTACAAGCTGGTAGAGATCGAATCCAAGGATGGAGAGATGGTGCCGACCATTAAGATATCTTCCAATCCAGAGAAGGTGTCCACGCCCGGTAAAAAGGATGTATACCGCATTATCGGAACGAGCGGAAGGGCCCTGGCCGATTATATCTGCTTTCCTGATGAGGACACCCTGCAAAGCGGCCGTCCGCTGAAGCTGTTCAATCCGCTGCATCCCTATTTGCAGAAGAAAGTTGACCGTTATGAGGCGCTGCCGATGCTGGAGCCGATTTTTGTGAAGGGCTTTCAAGTATACACCCTCCCGGGGCTGGACGAGATTCGCTGCTACCATAAAGAACAGCTGAGCTTGTTCTGGCCGGAATACTTGCGCAAATTGAATCCTGAGGTATACCGGGTCAACCTGAGCGAGAGGGTCTGGACCCGCAAGCAGGAGCTGATTAAGGAACACATGCCGGAAGACCGGGAATAA
- a CDS encoding cysteine hydrolase family protein has product MRALIIIDYTKDFVDGSLPVGQPGIDIEERICRLTGEFADNGDYVVMAVDLHEQDDAFHPESRLFPPHNLRGSEGRELYGRLKDVYEARREDIYWMDKTRYSAFCGTDLEQKLRERGITELHLIGVCTDICVLHTAVDAYNKGFSIVVHEDAVASFNPEGHSWALGHFAGSLGAILVKDAQLL; this is encoded by the coding sequence ATGAGAGCGCTGATCATAATCGATTACACGAAGGATTTTGTCGACGGCAGCCTGCCGGTGGGACAGCCAGGGATCGATATCGAGGAAAGGATCTGCCGATTGACCGGGGAATTCGCAGATAACGGCGATTATGTAGTGATGGCTGTGGATTTGCATGAGCAGGATGATGCCTTTCATCCGGAGAGCAGGCTGTTTCCACCCCATAATCTCCGGGGGAGTGAAGGACGGGAGCTGTACGGAAGGCTGAAGGATGTATATGAGGCCCGCCGGGAAGACATCTATTGGATGGACAAGACCCGCTACAGCGCTTTTTGCGGCACCGACCTGGAACAGAAGCTTCGGGAGCGAGGGATCACAGAGCTGCACCTGATCGGCGTATGTACGGATATATGCGTATTACATACAGCGGTAGATGCTTACAATAAAGGCTTTTCGATTGTTGTGCATGAGGACGCCGTAGCCAGCTTCAATCCGGAAGGACATTCCTGGGCGTTGGGGCATTTTGCCGGAAGTCTGGGTGCCATATTGGTTAAAGACGCGCAGTTATTATAA